A genomic segment from Bacteroidota bacterium encodes:
- the rplU gene encoding 50S ribosomal protein L21, whose protein sequence is MYAIVEIAGQQFKVAKDQHLFVHRLEGAVDSKVNFDSVLLVDNDGKVKVGAPVISGAKVSAKIMSHDKGDKVIVFKKKRRKGYQKSNGHRQQFTKILIESITA, encoded by the coding sequence ATGTACGCAATTGTAGAAATAGCAGGGCAGCAATTTAAAGTTGCTAAAGACCAGCATCTCTTTGTACATCGCTTGGAAGGAGCAGTTGATTCAAAAGTAAATTTTGATTCGGTATTGCTTGTTGACAACGATGGAAAAGTAAAGGTGGGCGCCCCGGTTATCAGCGGAGCTAAAGTTTCCGCAAAAATTATGTCGCACGATAAAGGCGATAAAGTAATCGTCTTTAAAAAGAAAAGACGTAAAGGTTACCAAAAATCAAATGGTCACCGTCAGCAGTTTACCAAGATTTTAATTGAATCAATTACTGCTTAA
- a CDS encoding DUF1801 domain-containing protein — MDVKEIQNVDAYIAQFSNPAKERLLQMRELILACAPDASEVISYQMPALRLHGMLVYYAAFKNHCSLFPSNSKLIASLEKDLTKYKTSKGTIQFPYDQPLPTKLIQKIVRLRVKENLEKAKLKSGKAKK; from the coding sequence ATGGACGTCAAGGAAATTCAAAATGTGGATGCATACATTGCCCAGTTTTCAAATCCCGCCAAGGAAAGACTGCTGCAAATGCGAGAATTGATTTTAGCTTGTGCTCCCGATGCAAGCGAAGTAATTAGCTACCAAATGCCCGCACTGCGCTTACATGGAATGCTGGTATATTATGCAGCATTTAAAAATCATTGCAGCCTTTTTCCATCAAATAGTAAGCTAATAGCTAGTCTCGAAAAAGACTTAACAAAGTATAAAACTTCCAAGGGAACCATTCAATTTCCCTATGACCAGCCATTGCCGACAAAGCTTATCCAAAAAATTGTGCGTTTACGAGTAAAGGAAAATCTGGAAAAGGCAAAACTAAAGTCCGGCAAAGCAAAAAAATAA
- a CDS encoding type II toxin-antitoxin system RelE/ParE family toxin, with translation MNEKFKVIFLEDAATFIDNLDESIRNKIIYNVTKAKYSNDKELFKKLNAEIWEFRTLFKKTHYRLFAFWDKTGKTETVVISTHGLIKKTDKTPQSDLDKAERLRKLYFELKENKK, from the coding sequence GTGAACGAAAAATTTAAAGTAATATTTTTAGAAGACGCTGCTACATTCATTGACAACCTTGATGAAAGTATTCGAAACAAAATTATTTACAACGTAACCAAAGCAAAGTATTCTAACGACAAAGAGCTTTTCAAAAAATTAAATGCTGAAATATGGGAGTTCAGAACTCTTTTTAAGAAGACACATTATCGATTATTCGCTTTTTGGGACAAAACAGGTAAGACAGAGACAGTAGTTATTTCGACACATGGTTTAATTAAGAAAACTGATAAGACTCCTCAAAGCGATTTGGATAAAGCCGAAAGATTAAGAAAACTTTATTTTGAACTTAAAGAAAACAAAAAATGA
- a CDS encoding COX15/CtaA family protein has product MTAKAETRFKFFVYTTIVLTYLVILAGTVVRTTQSGMGCPDWPKCFGQWIPPTDVSELPSNYQEIYAHRGYADTAFNAYHTWVEYVNRLFGVLLGISVFISLVLSFRYIKSRALVFWLTLSSFILIGFQGWLGSLVVSSNLAPTKITVHMLVALIILAVLIYLYHLISKNSERIKVNSKLQNWFYVALLFTALQVMLGTQVRQEVDEIAKQFNFANRNEWVNQLSALFKFHRSFSILLLLLNAYLIKELLKANSTQGENRELIYLTAGTIALEILAGILLSYFSFPAAVQPLHLLLASLLFGWQLRLALLLQKQ; this is encoded by the coding sequence ATGACGGCAAAGGCTGAAACCCGATTCAAATTTTTTGTTTACACAACTATAGTTCTAACTTACCTGGTAATATTGGCCGGAACGGTGGTGCGTACAACACAAAGCGGCATGGGATGTCCCGATTGGCCGAAGTGTTTTGGGCAGTGGATACCTCCAACCGATGTAAGTGAGTTACCTTCTAATTACCAAGAAATTTATGCACATAGGGGCTATGCCGATACTGCCTTTAATGCCTATCATACCTGGGTTGAATATGTGAATCGCTTGTTTGGGGTACTTTTAGGAATAAGTGTTTTTATAAGTTTAGTGCTTTCGTTTCGTTACATAAAAAGCAGGGCCTTGGTATTTTGGTTAACACTTAGCTCCTTTATTTTAATTGGTTTTCAGGGTTGGTTGGGTAGTTTGGTAGTTAGCTCTAACTTGGCTCCTACTAAAATTACGGTGCACATGCTGGTAGCATTGATAATATTGGCGGTATTGATTTATTTGTACCATTTAATTTCGAAAAATTCTGAAAGAATTAAAGTTAATAGCAAACTGCAAAACTGGTTTTATGTAGCCCTTTTGTTTACGGCTTTGCAGGTAATGTTAGGAACACAGGTACGACAGGAAGTAGATGAAATTGCCAAGCAGTTTAATTTTGCCAACCGCAACGAATGGGTGAATCAGCTATCGGCCTTGTTTAAATTTCACCGAAGTTTTTCGATTTTGTTGTTGTTGCTAAATGCATACTTAATTAAGGAATTGTTGAAAGCAAATAGCACTCAAGGTGAGAACCGAGAGCTCATTTATTTAACTGCCGGAACTATTGCATTAGAAATACTTGCAGGCATTTTACTCAGTTATTTTTCATTTCCGGCAGCTGTGCAGCCCTTGCATTTGTTGTTGGCCAGTTTGCTGTTTGGATGGCAGTTGCGCCTTGCCTTGTTACTACAAAAACAATGA
- a CDS encoding arsenate reductase (glutaredoxin) produces MIQIYHKSNCSTSLSVLKLIKDAGKKVSIIHYLETPLNLEQLQQLLVLLNIPAENLVRKKEKLFQEKYAHRKLKESDYLKMLVKHPILMERPVVVKGKKAIIARPIETVINFIK; encoded by the coding sequence ATGATTCAGATTTATCACAAGAGTAATTGCAGCACTAGCTTAAGCGTACTAAAGCTCATTAAAGATGCAGGTAAAAAAGTAAGCATTATTCACTACCTCGAAACTCCATTAAATTTAGAACAACTGCAGCAATTACTAGTGCTGCTGAATATACCGGCCGAAAATTTAGTGCGTAAAAAGGAGAAACTATTTCAGGAAAAATATGCCCATCGAAAACTCAAAGAAAGCGACTATTTGAAAATGCTGGTGAAACATCCCATACTCATGGAGCGCCCGGTAGTGGTAAAAGGTAAAAAAGCAATCATTGCCCGTCCCATCGAAACAGTAATTAATTTTATTAAGTAA
- a CDS encoding helix-turn-helix transcriptional regulator has protein sequence MKKQTLKTISLEEVTDKHIGKRGTNKREAFESELRLDLIGEAIKQARLQRDLTQEELGQLVGVQKAQISKLENSLTDARFETIIKVFKALNAKINFNVELLNQTVKLL, from the coding sequence ATGAAAAAGCAAACTTTAAAAACAATCAGTCTTGAAGAAGTTACTGATAAACATATCGGAAAACGTGGCACAAACAAACGCGAAGCTTTTGAAAGTGAGTTGAGACTTGACCTAATTGGTGAAGCTATTAAGCAAGCTAGACTTCAGCGTGACCTGACGCAGGAAGAACTTGGACAACTAGTTGGTGTGCAAAAGGCTCAAATATCTAAGCTTGAAAATAGCTTGACAGACGCGCGCTTCGAGACAATTATAAAAGTTTTTAAAGCACTTAATGCGAAAATAAATTTTAATGTAGAGCTGTTAAACCAAACAGTCAAACTCTTATGA
- the rpmA gene encoding 50S ribosomal protein L27 — translation MAHKKGAGSSKNGRESHSKRLGVKIYGGQLAIAGNIIVRQRGTKHNPGVNVGIGKDHTLFALVDGTVNFRKTRNDKSYVSIEPFAAEA, via the coding sequence ATGGCACATAAAAAAGGTGCGGGTAGTTCGAAGAACGGCCGTGAGTCACACAGTAAAAGATTAGGTGTTAAAATTTATGGCGGTCAGTTGGCCATTGCAGGTAACATTATTGTTCGCCAGCGTGGAACTAAACACAACCCGGGAGTAAACGTTGGTATTGGTAAAGATCATACCTTATTTGCTTTGGTGGATGGAACCGTTAATTTTAGAAAAACACGAAACGATAAATCATACGTTTCTATTGAACCATTTGCTGCTGAAGCATAA
- a CDS encoding GNAT family N-acetyltransferase, producing MKLEINEQLYLQLLEPEHSSELYTLMCKNAEYYITWFPWIANMQSEEFISNYIKDSKQRTAEGTEYAFALFLGTKMIGRLGIYRINLINKIGEIGYWIDQDYEGKGYIKKACERVLQFAFNDLHLNRMELKCASDNIRSKHTAQRLHFTYEGTLRQAEQHQRGALDLLLFSLLKEEWEVGLLKK from the coding sequence ATGAAGTTAGAAATTAACGAGCAGCTTTATTTGCAATTGCTGGAGCCGGAACACAGCAGTGAATTATACACCTTAATGTGCAAAAATGCTGAATATTACATCACCTGGTTTCCCTGGATTGCCAATATGCAATCGGAAGAATTTATTAGCAATTACATAAAAGATTCGAAACAACGCACTGCCGAGGGAACTGAATATGCCTTTGCCTTATTTTTAGGAACAAAAATGATTGGCCGATTAGGAATTTACCGCATTAATCTCATTAATAAAATTGGTGAAATTGGCTATTGGATTGACCAAGATTATGAAGGTAAGGGCTATATAAAAAAAGCTTGCGAAAGAGTATTGCAATTTGCTTTTAACGACCTCCACTTAAACCGCATGGAGCTGAAATGCGCCAGCGATAATATCCGCAGCAAGCACACTGCACAGCGTTTGCACTTTACATACGAAGGAACTCTACGCCAAGCCGAGCAGCACCAACGAGGTGCATTAGACTTATTACTGTTTTCTCTTTTGAAAGAAGAATGGGAAGTAGGGCTTTTGAAAAAATAA